Proteins encoded within one genomic window of Vanrija pseudolonga chromosome 3, complete sequence:
- the LAC12_6 gene encoding Lactose permease — protein MSHPIAQAESHDLEKAHDSKVDVADVVDRKNINNEFATALANSHFDKWSRDSWTLYLAVFVAFCSSYASGYDGSLMTALIAMKPFQERFKTGDTGSKVGAIFGTVNAGCMLGAPCNSYVMDKWGRRPAQATGAVIIVVGTILTTTSHSLAQLIVGRLFLGFGTAFAQSAPAYAMEVARPQWRGRCAAIYNCGWYAGAIPAAAITFGTSYLNSHLAWQLPLIFQCVTSVLICVLIFFVPESPRFLMSVGREDEAEAFLVRYHGGGDPNSPIVRLQIDEMKQSFALQKMERWWDYRILFKDHSARWRMVQVIMMGIFGQFSGNGLAYYITVIFKQIGVTTVPAQLGYNILYSCMCAIGALTGAMLTDTMPRRRVLVIGPAVMSALLAIFIGLNSMINKQIGVDGTGHLDPSLARGALAVYIIFGIVISFVYTPLQSVLPVEALSTQMRGRGLAIYTFTMMAMGLINMFAGAQGLANIGYKYIIIFVAFDAFESLAWYVLGVESCGRTLEELDEIYQQAYPPGASKRFN, from the exons ATGTCCCACCCCATCGCTCAAGCCGAGTCCCACGACCTCGAGAAGGCGCACGACTCGaaggtcgacgtcgcggacGTTGTCGACCGCAAGAACATCAACAACGAGTTTGcgaccgcgctcgccaactcGCACTTTGACAAGTGGAGTCGCGACTCGTGGACGCTGTACT TGGCGGTCTTTGTCGCCTTTTGCAGCTCCTACGCGAGTGGCTACGACGGCTCCCTCATGACAGCGCTTATTGCT ATGAAGCCATTCCAGGAGCGCTTCAAGACGGGCGACACAGGCTCCAAGGTCGGCGCCATCTTCGGCACCGTCAACGCGGGGTGCATGCTCGGCGCCCCGTGCAACTCGTACGTGATGGACAAGTGGGGCCGCCGACCCGCACAGGCAACCGGCGCggtcatcatcgtcgtcggcacgaTCCTCACAACGACGTCGcactcgctcgcgcagctcatCGTCGGgcgcctcttcctcggcttTGGGACGGCGTTCGCCCAGTCCGCCCCCGCGTACGCTATGGAGGTCGCTAGGCCGCAGTGGCGCGGTCGGTGTGCCGCTATCT ACAATTGTGGCTGGTACGCTGGGGCCATCCCGGCTGCAGCGATAACGTTTGGGACCAGCTACCTCAACTCGCACCTCGCGTGGCAGCTGCCCCTCATCTTCCAATGTGTGACCTCGGTGCTCATCTGCGTACTCATCTTCTTCGTGCCCGAGTCGCCGCGCTTCCTCATGTCCGTCGGGCGCGaagacgaggccgaggccttCTTGGTGCGCTaccatggcggcggggacCCCAACTCGCCCATTGTCCGCCTGCAGATCGACGAGATGAAGCAGTCGTTCGCGCTCCAGAAGATGGAGCGCTGGTGGGACTACCGTATCCTTTTCAAGGACCACTCGGCACGGTGGCGCATGGTGCAGG TCATCATGATGGGCATCTTCGGCCAGTTCAGCGGTAACGGCCTCGCATACTACATCACGGTCATCTTCAAGCAGATTGGCGTGACCACCGTCCCCGCGCAGCTGGGCTACAACATCCTCTACTCGTGCATGTGCGCGATCGGCGCGCTGACCGGCGCGATGCTGACCGACACGATGCCACGTCGGCGGGTGCTGGTCATCGGCCCAGCGGTCATGTCGGCCCTTCTCGCCATTTTCATCGGCCTCAACTCGATGATCAACAAGCAGATCGGTGTCGACGGCACGGGGCATCTCGAcccgtcgctcgctcgtggcGCACTCGCCGTGTACATTATCTTCGGGATCGTCATCTCGTTCGTGTACACGCCGCTCCAGAGCGTCCTCCCCGTCGAAGCTCTATCGACGCAGATGCGCGGGAGGGGTCTCGCAATTTACACATTTACGATGATGGCGATGGGACTGATAAACATGTTCGCGGGCGCGCAAGGCCTCGCGAACATCGGGTACAAGTACATCATCATCTTTGTCGCCTTTGACGCGTTCGAGAGCCTCGCGTGgtacgtcctcggcgtcgagtcgTGCGGGCGgaccctcgaggagctcgacgagatctACCAGCAGGCGTACCCTCCTGGCGCATCCAAGCGGTTCAACTAG
- the SPAC14C4.10c gene encoding putative protein — protein sequence MPREATPAQNVLALFQSLRLTPPRLILSPPSQPRRASVALILRMKPAPELVFEGHVPEGYTGPVVPADQFGVGLPYDDFLRLDWVNHPNTTPELLFIRRAPSATPTSSGNYRWSSHIAFPGGRQEPADESALYTALRETWEEIGVDLAESDYVQVGRLDEREITTSLGKRLLMILSPFVFLQTSPISPTPELQASEVSTVHWIPLASLTPPFEPEQWTHIDIDISTRLSPRNQLIRWALRGLVGKMQFGCIMLPDEPDYVAEGIDLNMDFVEPPEGGSGSYVDASGKRMLRLWGLSLGMTLDLVAHSPGGTDSSLIVPRARSGSRSTNGGSPDRSTTIFGPKTPVTVQSSFDQHWFPNEKSDLGSSPKSAAGGNVATVIQDPKVKRKHSVQIVDTRRRGVGPGVTAVFPRFSYPDVNFWIWVFGRRYRQVVKGWEDSVRGPDKAADKRTNWSGAALSTFYTAVRHALVVAIIVRGLATLGGVAGLTWWLFRHFSKTASEL from the exons ATGCCTC GTGAAGCAACCCCCGCCCAGAATGTGCTCGCGCTCTTCCAGTCGCTGCGCCTCACACCGCCGCGTCTGATCctctcgccgccatcgcagccgcgtcgcgcgtcagTGGCCCTTATCCTTCGCATGAAGCCAGCCCCCGAGCTCGTGTTTGAGGGTCACGTCCCCGAGGGTTACACTGGCCCTGTCGTCCCCGCGGACCAGTTTGGTGTTGGCCTCCCCTACGATGATTTCCTGCGTCTCG ACTGGGTGAACCACCCCAACACGACGCCCGAGCTCCTGTTCATCAGACGGGCGCCGAGTGCGACCCCGACAAGCTCGGGCAACTACCGCTGGTCCTCGCACATCGCCTTCCCTGGTGGCCGCCAGGAGCCTgccgacgagtcggcgctcTACACCGCTCTCCGTGAGACGTGGGAGGAGATTGGCGTCGACTTGGCCGAGTCCGACTATGTCCAGGTCGGTCGTCTTGACGAGAGAGAGATCACGACGAGTCTCGGCAAGCGTCTGCTCATGATTCTGAGCCCGTTCGTGTTCCTCCAAACCTCGCCCATCAGCCCCACTCCCGAGCTGCAGGCT TCCGAGGTCTCCACTGTCCACTGGATCCCTCTTGCGTCCCTCACACCTCCGTTCGAGCCCGAGCAGTGGACCCACATCGACATTGACATCAGCACGCGCCTCAGCCCGCGCAACCAGCTCATTCGCTGGGCACTCCGCGGCCTTGTGGGCAAGATGCA ATTCGGCTGTATCATGCTCCCAGACGAGCCAGACTATGTGGCTGAGGGCATTGACCTCAACATGGACTTTGTCGAGCCGCCCGagggtggcagtggcagctacgtcgacgcgtcgggcAAGCGCATGTTGCGTCTCTGGGGACTGAGCTTGGGCATGACTCT TGACCTTGTCGCCCACAGCCCCGGTGGCACCGACTCTAGCCTGATCGTCCCCCGCGCCAGAAGCGGATCGCGATCCACAAACGGCGGGTCGCCCGACCGTTCTACCACCATCTTTGGCCCCAAGACGCCTGTGACCGTGCAGTCGTCGTTTGACCAGCACTGGTTCCCCAACGAGAAGTCGGACCTTGGTTCGTCACCAAAGTCGGCTGCGGGTGGCAACGTTGCTACAGTGATTCAGGACCCCAAGGTCAAGCGCAAGCACAGCGTCCAGATTGTGGACACGCGCAGACGTGGCGTCGGACCGGGAGTGAC GGCCGTGTTCCCCCGCTTCTCATACCCCGATGTCAACTTTTGGATCTGGGTGTTTGGAAGGAGGTATCGCCAGGTCGTCAAGGGCTGGGAGGATTCCGTCCGTGGCCCTGACAAGGCAGCTGACAAGCG AACCAACTGGTCAGGCGCCGCGCTGTCGACTTTCTACACCGCAGTTCGCCATGCGCTCGTTGTTGCCATCATTGTGCGTGGCCTCGCAACGCTTGGCGGCGTGGCTGGCTTGACATGGTGGCTGTTCCGACACTTTAGCAAGACTGCCTCGGAACTATAG
- the MDV1 gene encoding Mitochondrial division protein 1 — translation MSRNDNSLYAPSPSTFSSLTSAANGTYSIAKEVVMTPFSSDHRRSESIRILSDLAPTLMQSKYQRPVSPTPPVGLGRPSASSSRYPLLRLPTTIPGAAALSAPKPWSTALQILERVDALSSMSLDTPAVYVGEEPTVSLIRGFRATIPSSELPKQRRRMVRGEIVDEDIGSEKLGLKKLGDRARGLLTEAGEGEDEGQDAGRKSRRRRKKRESRRHDIHHESKLHLEDLVKHADEIAQDKENLRVRQSIIHAEIFEVAAKIDALAEIRRRLEVSLLKLQEEGLELDDELEGVQELMTSPNVTSRSGTKALPSTVAQPQKSSRRRKGPAFLPSEHDELPSGVAFMTINAHAGGITALDFDEPYGMLVTAGNDDIVKVWDLCDGEEIGQLRGHKGLVKAVQVEDTLCFTGGADGAVRLWDLRLVEDYEERIARASEQEAGKNPLDRIAERQEEEDYDDAANGATRDQASDEGSPCRRVLEGHSKSVTSLYYEDTTLVTGSADKTIRQWDVTTGQCVQTMDILWAISNPPAQPASTKPKPRLSHRASTSFGSVQYDDILPSPGGGLSSSPPNSLLSAATAANFAVATPPFADGTWDMYQDFVGGLQFWGYALASGSGDGAVRMWDMRTGQAHRTLLGHTSPVTCLQFDETNLVSGSLDKTIRIWDLRMGQVAELHRYEYPVTALQFDSRKVVACVGENGVEVYNRTTNAHTRLVVNGHTKPAERMRFIDKYLVSGGREGCAKVWAM, via the exons ATGTCGAGAAACGACAACTCGCTGtacgcgccctcgccgtcgaccttcTCGTCGTTGACATCGGCGGCGAATGGCACGTACTCCATCGCGAAAGAGGTCGTCATGACGCCGTTTTCGTCAGACCACCGGCGCTCCGAGAGCATCCGTATCCTGAGTGACT TGGCCCCCACCCTCATGCAGTCCAAGTACCAGCGccccgtgtcgccgacgccgcctgtAGGACTTGGGCGTCCGTcggccagcagctcgcgctaCCCGCTACTaaggctgccgacgacgattCCCGGCGCGGCCGCACTGTCGGCACCCAAACCGTGGTCGACGGCTCTCCAGATCctggagcgcgtcgatgcGCTGTCGAGCATGTCCCTCGACACGCCGGCAGTgtacgtcggcgaggagccgACCGTTAGCCTGATCCGCGGGTTCCGGGCGACCATCCCTTCCTCCGAACTGCCAAAGCAACGGCGGCGAATGGTGCGcggcgagattgtcgacgaggacattgGGAGCGAGAAGCTTGGcctcaagaagctcggcgaccgcgcaCGAGGGCTGCTCACCGAAGCcggagagggggaggacgaAGGCCAGGACGCGGGCCGTAAATCTCGAAGACGGCGAAAGAAGCGCGAGAGCCGCCGACACGACATACACCACGAGTCGAAGCTGcacctcgaggacctcgtcaAGCATGCCGACGAGATTGCGCAGGACAAGGAGAATTTGCGCGTCCGCCAGTCGATTATTCACGCCGAGATATTCGAGGTGGCGGCCAAGATTGACGCGCTCGCAGAGATCAGGCGCAGGCTTGAGGTTTCGCTGCTCAAGctgcaggaggaggggctggagctcgacgacgaacTGGAAGGTGTGCAGGAGCTCATGACCTCGCCAAACGTCACGTCAAGGAGCGGAACCAAGGCGCTGCCGTCGACGGTTGCGCAGCCGCAAaagtcgtcgcgccgtcgcaaGGGCCCGGCATTCTTGCCCTCggagcacgacgagctgccTTCTGGTGTCGCGTTCATGACGATCAACGCACACGCTGGAGGCATCACGgcgctcgactttgacgagcCGTACGGCATGCTTGTGACTGCTGGAaacgacgacattgtcaaggTCTGGGACCTgtgcgatggcgaggagatTGGCCAGCTGCGCGGACACAAGG GTCTGGTCAAGGCTGTTCAGGTCGAAGACACGTTGTGCTTCACTGgtggcgcggacggcgctgTTCGCCTGTGGGACTTGCGACTGGTCGAGGACTACGAGGAGCGGATCGCGCGCGCAAGCGAGCAAGAGGCCGGCAAGAACCCTCTCGACCGTATTGCCGAGCGgcaggaggaagaggactacgacgacgcagcgAACGGCGCCACACGCGATCAGGCGTCAGATGAGGGCAGCCCGTGtcgccgcgtgctcgagggccACAGCAAGAGCGTGACTTCGCTCTACTACGAGGACACGACGCTGGTCACTGGCTCAGCCGATAAGACTATCCGCCAGTGGGACGTGACGACCGGCCAGTGTGTCCAGACCATGGACATTCTCTGGGCAATCTCGAACCCGCCAGCGCAGCCGGCATCGACCAAACCCAAGCCGCGCCTGTCGCACCGCGCGTCCACATCGTTTGGCTCGGTTCAGTACGACGACATCCTGCCGTCACCTGGAGGTGGCCTgtcgtcctccccgcccaATTCGCTCCTCAGTGCCGCGACTGCTGCCAACTTTGCTGTGGCCACCCCGCCGTTCGCCGACGGCACTTGGGACATGTACCAAGATTTCGTGGGTGGTCTCCAGTTCTGGGGCTATGCGCTCGCGAGCGgtagcggcgacggcgccgtgcgcATGTGGGACATGCGAACTGGCCAGGCGCACCGCACGCTGCTGGGCCACACGAGCCCTGTCACCTGCCTGCAGTTTGACGAGACCAACCTCGTGTCGGGCTCGCTGGACAAGACGATCAGGATATGGGATCTGCGCATgggccaggtcgccgagctccatCGGTACGAGTACCCCGTCACGGCGCTGCAGTTTGACAGCCGCAAGGTTGTGGCCTGTGTGGGCGAGAACGGCGTTGAGGTGTACAACCGCACCACGAACGCCCACACCCGACTCGTGGTCAATGGCCACACCAAGCCTGCAGAGCGTATGCGGTTCATTGACAAGTATCTCGTCAGTGGAGGCCGCGAGGGGTGTGCCAAGGTGTGGGCAATGTGA